Proteins encoded in a region of the Zea mays cultivar B73 chromosome 2, Zm-B73-REFERENCE-NAM-5.0, whole genome shotgun sequence genome:
- the LOC100280552 gene encoding uncharacterized isoform X3 has translation MEDGSAPRRSTPPTRRSRSAEFHNFSERRRRDKINEKLKALQELLPNCNKTDKVSMLDEAIDYLKSLQLQLQMLVMGKGMSPVVPLELQQYMHYITADPAQLPPLRPSGQQHRQFQITQANPQRQSNVESDFLSQMQNLHSSEPPQNFLRPPKLQLYTPEQRGGLPNTSHNTGWISGSSSYNFME, from the exons ATGGAAGATGGCAGTGCTCCAAGACGGTCTACTCCACCCACCCGCAGAAGCAGATCTGCCGAGTTCCACAATTTTTCAGAAAGG AGGAGAAGGGATAAGATCAACGAGAAGCTGAAAGCATTACAGGAGCTTCTTCCAAACTGCAACAAG ACCGACAAAGTTTCGATGCTAGACGAAGCAATCGACTACCTAAAATCCCTTCAGCTACAGCTTCAG ATGCTGGTCATGGGGAAGGGAATGTCACCAGTGGTTCCTCTTGAGCTGCAGCAATACATGCATTACATCACGGCTGACCCTGCCCAGTTGCCTCCATTGCGCCCATCCGGCCAGCAGCACCGGCAATTTCAGATAACTCAAGCCAACCCCCAGCGACAATCTAACGTCGAGTCGGATTTCTTGAGCCAGATGCAGAACTTGCACTCTTCTGAGCCGCCTCAGAACTTTCTCAGGCCGCCGAAATTGCAACTTTATACACCG GAACAGAGGGGTGGCCTACCCAACACGAGCCACAACACTGGATGGATTTCTGGGAGTTCCTCGTATAACTTCATGGAGTGA
- the LOC100280552 gene encoding uncharacterized isoform X2: MRFRKKLVSNFVKPQELMEDGSAPRRSTPPTRRSRSAEFHNFSERRRRDKINEKLKALQELLPNCNKTDKVSMLDEAIDYLKSLQLQLQMLVMGKGMSPVVPLELQQYMHYITADPAQLPPLRPSGQQHRQFQITQANPQRQSNVESDFLSQMQNLHSSEPPQNFLRPPKLQLYTPRGGLPNTSHNTGWISGSSSYNFME; this comes from the exons ATGCGTTTCAGAAA AAAGCTGGTGAGCAACTTTGTCAAGCCTCAAGAGCTCATGGAAGATGGCAGTGCTCCAAGACGGTCTACTCCACCCACCCGCAGAAGCAGATCTGCCGAGTTCCACAATTTTTCAGAAAGG AGGAGAAGGGATAAGATCAACGAGAAGCTGAAAGCATTACAGGAGCTTCTTCCAAACTGCAACAAG ACCGACAAAGTTTCGATGCTAGACGAAGCAATCGACTACCTAAAATCCCTTCAGCTACAGCTTCAG ATGCTGGTCATGGGGAAGGGAATGTCACCAGTGGTTCCTCTTGAGCTGCAGCAATACATGCATTACATCACGGCTGACCCTGCCCAGTTGCCTCCATTGCGCCCATCCGGCCAGCAGCACCGGCAATTTCAGATAACTCAAGCCAACCCCCAGCGACAATCTAACGTCGAGTCGGATTTCTTGAGCCAGATGCAGAACTTGCACTCTTCTGAGCCGCCTCAGAACTTTCTCAGGCCGCCGAAATTGCAACTTTATACACCG AGGGGTGGCCTACCCAACACGAGCCACAACACTGGATGGATTTCTGGGAGTTCCTCGTATAACTTCATGGAGTGA
- the LOC100280552 gene encoding uncharacterized isoform X1, whose protein sequence is MRFRKKLVSNFVKPQELMEDGSAPRRSTPPTRRSRSAEFHNFSERRRRDKINEKLKALQELLPNCNKTDKVSMLDEAIDYLKSLQLQLQMLVMGKGMSPVVPLELQQYMHYITADPAQLPPLRPSGQQHRQFQITQANPQRQSNVESDFLSQMQNLHSSEPPQNFLRPPKLQLYTPEQRGGLPNTSHNTGWISGSSSYNFME, encoded by the exons ATGCGTTTCAGAAA AAAGCTGGTGAGCAACTTTGTCAAGCCTCAAGAGCTCATGGAAGATGGCAGTGCTCCAAGACGGTCTACTCCACCCACCCGCAGAAGCAGATCTGCCGAGTTCCACAATTTTTCAGAAAGG AGGAGAAGGGATAAGATCAACGAGAAGCTGAAAGCATTACAGGAGCTTCTTCCAAACTGCAACAAG ACCGACAAAGTTTCGATGCTAGACGAAGCAATCGACTACCTAAAATCCCTTCAGCTACAGCTTCAG ATGCTGGTCATGGGGAAGGGAATGTCACCAGTGGTTCCTCTTGAGCTGCAGCAATACATGCATTACATCACGGCTGACCCTGCCCAGTTGCCTCCATTGCGCCCATCCGGCCAGCAGCACCGGCAATTTCAGATAACTCAAGCCAACCCCCAGCGACAATCTAACGTCGAGTCGGATTTCTTGAGCCAGATGCAGAACTTGCACTCTTCTGAGCCGCCTCAGAACTTTCTCAGGCCGCCGAAATTGCAACTTTATACACCG GAACAGAGGGGTGGCCTACCCAACACGAGCCACAACACTGGATGGATTTCTGGGAGTTCCTCGTATAACTTCATGGAGTGA
- the LOC100280552 gene encoding uncharacterized isoform X4, which produces MEDGSAPRRSTPPTRRSRSAEFHNFSERRRRDKINEKLKALQELLPNCNKTDKVSMLDEAIDYLKSLQLQLQMLVMGKGMSPVVPLELQQYMHYITADPAQLPPLRPSGQQHRQFQITQANPQRQSNVESDFLSQMQNLHSSEPPQNFLRPPKLQLYTPRGGLPNTSHNTGWISGSSSYNFME; this is translated from the exons ATGGAAGATGGCAGTGCTCCAAGACGGTCTACTCCACCCACCCGCAGAAGCAGATCTGCCGAGTTCCACAATTTTTCAGAAAGG AGGAGAAGGGATAAGATCAACGAGAAGCTGAAAGCATTACAGGAGCTTCTTCCAAACTGCAACAAG ACCGACAAAGTTTCGATGCTAGACGAAGCAATCGACTACCTAAAATCCCTTCAGCTACAGCTTCAG ATGCTGGTCATGGGGAAGGGAATGTCACCAGTGGTTCCTCTTGAGCTGCAGCAATACATGCATTACATCACGGCTGACCCTGCCCAGTTGCCTCCATTGCGCCCATCCGGCCAGCAGCACCGGCAATTTCAGATAACTCAAGCCAACCCCCAGCGACAATCTAACGTCGAGTCGGATTTCTTGAGCCAGATGCAGAACTTGCACTCTTCTGAGCCGCCTCAGAACTTTCTCAGGCCGCCGAAATTGCAACTTTATACACCG AGGGGTGGCCTACCCAACACGAGCCACAACACTGGATGGATTTCTGGGAGTTCCTCGTATAACTTCATGGAGTGA